A genome region from Myroides fluvii includes the following:
- a CDS encoding response regulator — protein sequence MYKDENFNLVIVDDHPMVLEGLKSLLDQVKKFKILAFTKGTSALDFIQENKTDIVLLDIVLSDGSGLNFCQLIKQKSPKTIVIGISNQAERSIIFRFLENGGNGYILKNADANEIIHCIDNAIKGDLALSKEVQKIMLRPSANNFELPRLTKREQQILKLISEGKTSAEIADNLFISIITVETHRRNLLQKFKAKNMMELVKVATENQLI from the coding sequence ATGTATAAAGATGAAAATTTCAATTTAGTAATCGTTGATGATCATCCAATGGTTTTAGAAGGTTTAAAATCATTATTGGATCAGGTAAAAAAATTTAAAATATTAGCTTTTACAAAAGGAACATCTGCATTAGATTTTATTCAGGAAAATAAAACCGATATTGTTTTACTAGATATTGTTTTGAGCGACGGAAGCGGTTTAAATTTTTGTCAGTTAATTAAACAAAAATCGCCTAAAACCATTGTCATCGGAATTAGCAATCAAGCTGAACGAAGCATTATATTTCGTTTTTTGGAAAACGGCGGAAACGGCTACATCTTAAAAAATGCAGATGCAAATGAAATCATTCATTGTATCGATAATGCAATAAAAGGAGATTTGGCATTAAGCAAAGAAGTACAGAAAATTATGTTGCGTCCGTCGGCAAATAATTTTGAACTTCCGCGATTAACAAAGCGAGAACAACAAATTCTTAAATTAATTTCCGAAGGAAAAACTTCAGCTGAAATTGCAGATAATTTATTTATTTCAATAATCACTGTAGAAACACATCGCAGAAATTTATTGCAAAAATTCAAAGCCAAAAATATGATGGAATTAGTTAAAGTAGCCACCGAAAATCAGTTGATTTAA
- a CDS encoding T9SS type A sorting domain-containing protein: MTKKYFYNYLFIGVFALMTSLSVAQVSSSTVPSNKATVVKAIEGLSIYPNPVQANGKITIETKTNESKEVELYNVMGKKILSTQLTTKEFVLPSTVTAGIYIIKIKENNASATRKLIVK; encoded by the coding sequence ATGACAAAAAAATACTTTTATAACTATCTCTTTATTGGAGTCTTTGCTCTTATGACTAGCTTGAGTGTTGCTCAAGTCAGCTCTAGCACCGTGCCTTCAAATAAAGCAACAGTTGTCAAAGCAATTGAAGGTCTTTCTATTTACCCCAATCCCGTTCAAGCAAACGGAAAAATTACAATAGAAACGAAAACAAATGAATCCAAAGAAGTTGAGCTATACAACGTGATGGGTAAAAAAATCCTCTCTACTCAACTGACTACCAAAGAATTCGTACTACCTAGTACCGTAACTGCAGGGATTTACATTATCAAAATCAAAGAAAATAATGCCTCTGCAACCAGAAAATTAATTGTAAAATAG
- the gldC gene encoding gliding motility protein GldC, whose amino-acid sequence MSKNHVSDINIRVELDENRVPEKLTWTAKDGGVDRAKSKAMLLSIWDDKVQETLRIDLWTKDMPVDEMKKFFHQTLVAMADTYERATEDEKMAATMRDFCEYFAEKTDLIEK is encoded by the coding sequence ATGAGTAAAAATCACGTTTCTGATATCAATATTAGAGTAGAATTAGATGAGAATCGCGTTCCAGAAAAATTGACTTGGACCGCTAAAGATGGTGGAGTAGATAGAGCAAAATCAAAAGCGATGTTATTATCGATATGGGATGATAAAGTTCAAGAAACCTTGCGTATTGACTTATGGACCAAAGATATGCCTGTGGATGAGATGAAAAAATTCTTTCACCAAACCTTAGTTGCAATGGCAGATACATATGAGCGCGCAACGGAAGATGAGAAAATGGCAGCAACAATGCGCGACTTTTGCGAGTATTTTGCTGAGAAAACCGATTTAATCGAAAAGTAA
- a CDS encoding tetratricopeptide repeat-containing sensor histidine kinase codes for MEQYAKDLYKSLEIASNDSLRATIYFNLVTYWTPKDSLKTFEYLEKGHGMAHNSLYLKGLYHAKKGYYYYSKGNLEESKKHYLTADSFLNKISGNVDSYKIQSDIWNNIAVIHQIEDEDEKFVDITLNKAIPFAEKAKDNSRLATLNISLGIGFMNLEQYEKAIVYLLNAEKLLLSQENQNHRLISMYNRIAESYVIMNQTDKAKNYIDKAREILKNNPDSDQKSIFYLIEGLYFQKNNQFNSALNSYNKALTFATGPNKTYHIYEININKVALLLDLKRFNEALQLGLFLEKDPFTDEVDTNKASVYKHISDAYIGLGKTENAYDYLKKYSDLNIEIHDQDFKEQINDLELKYDVARKEKALLLAKSSEEKAQFNLKNSKLITALALAGVVILLLTTLITLNYYRNNKRRLLQNEIIHQQKIKEKSTEAKLAVKNAVLESEEQERQRIAQDLHDSMGGMLANIRMSISQENTQNSSELLQKIDKSIVEMRRISRNLMPETLKNLGLEIALNELCESMSQKQFHIQFEAFDLSENIPFKIQLSLYRIVQESISNVIKYAQAGNVIVQISQSQNTINLTIEDDGIGFDTAKVDYGLGIKNIKNRTALINGTVEILSEKGKGTTINVECYV; via the coding sequence ATGGAACAATATGCTAAGGATTTATATAAATCGTTAGAGATCGCTTCTAACGATAGTTTGCGCGCAACGATTTACTTTAATTTGGTTACGTATTGGACACCTAAAGACTCGTTAAAAACTTTTGAATATTTAGAAAAAGGGCACGGAATGGCTCATAATAGCCTGTATTTAAAAGGTTTGTATCATGCGAAAAAAGGATATTACTATTACTCAAAAGGAAATCTGGAAGAAAGTAAAAAACACTATTTAACAGCAGATTCTTTCTTGAATAAAATTTCGGGAAACGTAGATAGTTATAAAATACAATCTGATATTTGGAACAATATTGCGGTTATTCATCAAATTGAAGATGAAGATGAGAAATTTGTAGATATAACGCTGAATAAAGCGATTCCGTTTGCCGAAAAAGCTAAAGATAACAGCAGACTTGCTACGCTTAACATTAGTCTGGGAATAGGTTTTATGAATTTAGAACAATACGAAAAAGCAATTGTTTACCTTTTAAATGCTGAAAAACTTCTTCTATCTCAAGAAAATCAAAATCACAGGTTAATAAGCATGTACAATCGCATAGCTGAATCTTATGTTATAATGAACCAAACAGATAAGGCAAAAAATTATATTGATAAAGCAAGAGAAATTCTCAAAAACAATCCTGATTCTGATCAAAAAAGTATTTTTTATTTAATAGAAGGTTTATACTTCCAAAAAAACAATCAATTTAACTCCGCATTAAATTCCTACAACAAAGCATTAACGTTTGCAACTGGTCCAAATAAAACCTATCATATTTATGAAATAAATATAAATAAGGTTGCCTTATTATTAGATCTGAAGCGTTTTAACGAAGCTTTACAATTGGGTTTATTCTTAGAAAAAGATCCATTTACGGATGAAGTTGATACAAACAAAGCGTCAGTTTACAAACATATTTCAGATGCTTACATAGGTTTAGGAAAAACAGAAAATGCTTATGACTATTTAAAAAAGTACAGCGATCTTAATATAGAAATACATGATCAGGATTTTAAGGAACAAATTAATGATTTAGAACTAAAATACGATGTAGCACGTAAAGAAAAAGCATTACTGCTTGCTAAAAGTAGCGAAGAAAAAGCGCAGTTCAACTTAAAAAACAGTAAATTAATTACGGCTTTAGCACTTGCCGGAGTTGTTATTCTATTGCTAACTACACTCATTACTCTTAATTATTACCGAAATAACAAACGTCGATTACTTCAAAATGAAATTATTCATCAACAGAAAATTAAAGAAAAAAGCACCGAAGCAAAATTGGCAGTAAAAAATGCAGTATTAGAAAGTGAAGAACAAGAACGTCAGCGTATTGCTCAGGATTTACATGATAGTATGGGCGGAATGCTTGCTAATATCCGAATGTCGATTTCTCAAGAAAACACTCAAAACTCGAGCGAATTGTTACAAAAAATAGATAAATCAATTGTAGAAATGCGTCGTATTTCCAGAAATTTAATGCCCGAAACACTAAAAAATCTCGGACTGGAAATCGCACTAAATGAACTTTGCGAATCCATGTCGCAGAAACAATTTCACATTCAGTTTGAAGCTTTCGATTTATCAGAAAACATTCCTTTTAAAATACAATTATCACTATATCGCATAGTTCAAGAAAGTATCAGTAACGTAATCAAATATGCTCAAGCAGGGAATGTTATTGTTCAAATTAGTCAGTCTCAAAATACAATAAATTTAACGATCGAAGATGACGGAATTGGTTTTGATACAGCTAAAGTTGATTATGGTTTAGGAATAAAAAACATTAAAAACCGTACTGCGCTAATTAATGGAACGGTAGAGATTTTGTCGGAAAAAGGAAAAGGAACCACTATAAATGTAGAATGTTATGTATAA
- the gldB gene encoding gliding motility lipoprotein GldB, protein MFKISKISLPLLVVSSFFVGSCGDSKAKIDKEVEQVPMDVTVLRFDQEFYTGKDGDFQALKKKYPYMFPAGVSDQAWLEKKRDTIFKELYQEVTAQYQDLKALPAELKSLFQYIKFYYPEESAQKKVITVISEVDVSAKAIYADTLALISLDTYLGKGHHFYKGFPAYTLTTFESTQILPDMAESFVIQKLPKTMDRTFLGVMIHQGKLMYAKELLLPGVPKESLMTYTKEQLDWCKANESQVWRYFVDNQLFFDTDGKLVTRFIEPAPFSKFYLDIDNESPGRVGVWIGWQIVRSFMENNNVTLQELFAMPAKDIFEKSKYKPKK, encoded by the coding sequence ATGTTCAAAATTAGTAAAATATCTTTACCCTTATTGGTGGTTTCTAGTTTTTTTGTTGGGAGTTGTGGCGATTCGAAAGCGAAAATAGACAAAGAAGTAGAGCAAGTTCCCATGGATGTTACGGTCTTGCGTTTTGACCAAGAATTTTACACAGGAAAAGACGGCGATTTTCAAGCGTTGAAAAAGAAATATCCGTATATGTTTCCTGCTGGTGTTTCCGATCAAGCATGGCTAGAGAAAAAACGGGATACTATTTTTAAAGAGCTTTATCAAGAAGTTACAGCACAATATCAAGATCTAAAGGCATTGCCGGCGGAGTTGAAAAGCTTGTTTCAGTATATTAAATTCTATTATCCTGAAGAGTCAGCTCAAAAGAAGGTTATTACCGTAATTTCAGAAGTGGATGTATCAGCAAAAGCTATTTATGCCGATACGTTAGCTTTAATTAGTTTAGACACGTATTTAGGTAAAGGGCATCACTTTTATAAAGGATTTCCCGCTTATACTTTAACGACTTTTGAATCTACTCAAATCTTGCCGGATATGGCAGAAAGTTTTGTCATTCAGAAGTTACCTAAAACGATGGATCGCACGTTTTTGGGCGTGATGATTCACCAAGGGAAGTTGATGTATGCCAAGGAGCTTTTGTTGCCTGGTGTACCCAAAGAATCGTTGATGACGTATACAAAAGAACAGTTAGATTGGTGTAAGGCGAATGAATCTCAGGTTTGGCGTTATTTTGTCGATAATCAATTATTCTTTGATACGGATGGCAAGCTCGTTACTCGATTTATTGAACCAGCGCCATTTAGCAAATTCTATTTAGATATTGATAACGAATCTCCTGGACGTGTTGGGGTTTGGATTGGTTGGCAAATTGTCCGTTCATTTATGGAAAATAATAATGTAACTTTGCAGGAACTTTTTGCAATGCCTGCAAAAGATATTTTTGAAAAATCAAAGTATAAACCGAAGAAGTAA
- a CDS encoding LuxE/PaaK family acyltransferase: MLTPEDIISIQTRKEFHKTAMKVYRYQYEHNPVYRTFCDHVRKTPTTVRSLDQVPYLPIEFFKSKDVLSSTDSIQTTFTSSGTTGSITSKHHVTDLNYYEESFRKGFSYFYGPIEDYVVLALLPSYLEREGSSLIYMADDFIKQSSHPESGFYLHNYQELIANLETLDREGKNVLLLGVTYALLDIIEQHPFELNNTIIMETGGMKGKRKEMIREELHAILCKGFGVNKIHSEYGMTELLSQGYSLGDGVFQCPPWMDIVIRDPEDPFTLLDVHGKTGGVNVIDLANINSCSFIATQDLGKKYEDGSFEILGRFDHSDIRGCNLMVL, translated from the coding sequence GTGCTTACACCAGAAGATATCATCAGTATACAGACCCGAAAAGAGTTTCATAAAACCGCGATGAAAGTATATCGCTATCAATATGAGCACAATCCGGTGTATCGCACATTTTGTGATCACGTTCGAAAAACACCTACAACAGTTAGAAGCTTAGATCAAGTGCCCTATCTTCCTATTGAATTTTTCAAAAGTAAAGATGTATTGAGCAGCACGGATTCTATTCAAACCACCTTCACCAGTAGTGGAACAACAGGGAGCATCACGAGTAAGCATCACGTGACAGACTTGAACTACTATGAAGAAAGCTTTAGAAAAGGATTCTCCTACTTTTATGGCCCGATTGAAGATTATGTCGTTTTAGCCTTATTACCGTCTTATTTAGAAAGAGAAGGCTCCTCGTTGATTTATATGGCGGACGATTTTATCAAACAGTCTAGCCATCCAGAGAGCGGTTTTTATCTACATAATTACCAAGAGCTCATTGCAAATCTAGAAACCTTGGATCGCGAAGGAAAAAATGTACTTTTATTGGGTGTTACCTATGCTTTATTAGACATTATTGAGCAACATCCATTTGAGCTAAACAACACCATCATCATGGAAACAGGAGGGATGAAAGGCAAGCGAAAAGAAATGATTCGAGAAGAACTACATGCAATTCTTTGTAAAGGCTTTGGCGTGAATAAAATTCACTCTGAATACGGCATGACTGAACTCCTTTCACAAGGCTATTCTTTAGGCGATGGAGTATTTCAATGCCCCCCTTGGATGGATATTGTTATTCGAGATCCAGAAGATCCTTTTACCCTATTGGATGTACATGGAAAAACAGGAGGTGTAAATGTCATTGATTTAGCCAACATCAATTCATGCTCTTTTATCGCAACCCAAGATTTAGGTAAGAAATACGAAGATGGCAGTTTTGAAATATTAGGTCGATTTGACCATTCGGATATTCGAGGTTGTAACCTCATGGTACTATAG
- a CDS encoding OmpA family protein — MKKTVLIFGLSALIVSCNQSVKQQEGTEDSTEVTVEANEVKTAEANTAADFNIEDIAFSTADIGDFPFINLPEGLEADKGAIQKKFDVCFFPINGTMTPFEGKLYKANVSAVRGEEYSQRYFEKSMEDYLLSVGAVTMFDGEITKEEYERYHKQDPNKGDSGDIGYWNQRIQVFTIRTKDKGNIYVQFTSNNAGGKLNILQEEAFQQTITKVTADDIVKDLNEKGKSILYINFDVDKSNITTDGKEVVTQIAEALQNDKRLKIAIEGHTDNTGDASHNKTLSEARANSVLNALVIDRIDKARLTAKGFGAEKPLVTNDSEENKAKNRRVELVKVN; from the coding sequence ATGAAAAAAACAGTCCTTATTTTTGGATTATCAGCTTTGATTGTATCTTGTAATCAATCTGTAAAACAGCAGGAAGGCACAGAAGATTCCACAGAAGTTACCGTTGAAGCAAACGAAGTTAAAACAGCAGAAGCAAATACCGCTGCTGATTTCAATATAGAAGACATTGCGTTTTCTACTGCCGATATTGGCGATTTTCCCTTTATCAATCTTCCGGAAGGATTAGAAGCCGATAAAGGTGCTATACAAAAAAAATTCGATGTTTGTTTCTTCCCCATCAATGGAACAATGACCCCTTTCGAAGGTAAACTGTATAAGGCAAATGTTTCTGCGGTTCGTGGCGAAGAATATTCACAACGTTATTTTGAAAAAAGTATGGAAGATTATTTGCTTTCTGTTGGAGCGGTTACCATGTTTGATGGCGAAATCACCAAAGAAGAATACGAGCGTTATCACAAACAAGACCCTAATAAAGGTGATTCTGGAGATATAGGATATTGGAATCAACGCATACAAGTTTTTACAATTCGCACAAAAGACAAAGGGAATATTTATGTCCAATTTACTTCTAATAATGCAGGAGGAAAACTAAATATTTTGCAGGAAGAAGCTTTTCAACAAACCATTACTAAGGTAACCGCTGATGATATTGTAAAAGACTTGAACGAAAAAGGAAAATCGATTTTGTACATCAATTTCGATGTGGACAAATCGAATATTACGACCGACGGAAAAGAAGTGGTTACTCAAATTGCAGAAGCATTGCAAAACGATAAAAGGTTAAAAATTGCTATTGAAGGGCATACCGACAATACAGGCGATGCGTCACACAATAAAACGCTATCTGAGGCTCGGGCAAATTCGGTGCTGAACGCTCTCGTTATAGACAGAATTGATAAAGCTCGATTAACAGCAAAAGGGTTCGGTGCTGAAAAACCTTTAGTAACAAACGATTCCGAAGAAAATAAAGCTAAAAACCGCAGGGTAGAATTAGTGAAAGTTAATTAA
- a CDS encoding IS3 family transposase, whose product MKKLKHPTINWFRQEKEQISYSLNSLYRTIGISKQAVNQYAKKQVVFDTEVSKLVLEVDDLRGEHPGCGVEKMYYTLKPSFLGRDKFIEIFMSLGYRLHKRKNYIKTTVASTIHYPNLIKGMQVNAPSTIWQSDITYIRIGETFYYAVFIIDVYTKKIVGYHISDNMRAQANIKALNMAFKNNTPPLIHHSDRGSQYTYKGYVQLLKNKGINISMALSAQDNAYAERINRTIKNDYLEYWKPKNFCELKRLIKKAVNHYNNTRPHNSIAKMTPVKFENKWFGKSTFSKPFITIFNNEVNV is encoded by the coding sequence ATTAAAAAACTCAAACACCCCACAATCAACTGGTTCCGCCAAGAAAAGGAACAAATAAGCTATTCTTTAAATAGTTTATATCGGACTATTGGAATTAGTAAACAAGCCGTAAATCAATATGCTAAGAAACAAGTTGTTTTTGATACAGAAGTATCTAAACTTGTATTAGAGGTGGATGATTTACGAGGCGAACATCCTGGTTGTGGGGTTGAGAAGATGTACTATACTTTAAAACCCAGTTTTTTAGGTAGAGATAAGTTTATAGAGATTTTTATGAGCTTAGGGTATCGTTTGCACAAACGCAAGAATTATATCAAAACTACAGTAGCTTCTACTATACACTATCCAAATTTAATTAAAGGCATGCAGGTAAATGCTCCTTCAACCATATGGCAATCAGATATAACTTATATCAGAATAGGAGAAACTTTTTATTATGCTGTCTTTATTATAGATGTTTATACAAAGAAAATTGTAGGTTATCACATCTCTGATAATATGAGAGCACAAGCCAATATAAAAGCCTTAAACATGGCTTTTAAAAACAATACTCCTCCTTTGATCCATCATTCGGACAGAGGAAGTCAATATACTTATAAGGGATATGTTCAGTTGCTTAAAAACAAAGGAATAAATATTAGTATGGCTCTTTCTGCACAAGATAATGCCTATGCTGAACGTATTAATAGAACCATTAAAAATGATTATTTAGAATATTGGAAACCTAAAAACTTCTGTGAACTCAAAAGATTAATTAAAAAAGCAGTCAACCACTATAATAATACCAGACCTCATAATTCAATAGCTAAAATGACGCCAGTTAAATTTGAAAACAAATGGTTTGGAAAAAGTACTTTTTCCAAACCATTTATTACTATATTTAATAATGAAGTTAATGTTTAA
- the nadE gene encoding NAD(+) synthase — translation MMNQNFQTEAVTQYIVKWLKDYAQGSGIKGFTIGISGGIDSAVTSTLCALTGLPLLCVEMPIHQATSQVNRAKEHLDFLKQNFSQVSSVASDLTSTFELFKQQLPTTDNESLLNLTLANTRARLRMTTLYYYAGIHGYLVVGTGNKIEDFGVGFFTKYGDGGVDISPIADLLKSQVRLVGEYVKVPQSIIQAKPTDGLFGDDRSDEDQLGANYDELEQAMLAVAQGKKIEDFQGRAKEVFAIYTRLNRINQHKIQPIPVCIIPNHLK, via the coding sequence ATGATGAATCAAAACTTTCAAACCGAAGCAGTAACCCAGTACATTGTTAAATGGCTTAAAGACTATGCCCAAGGAAGCGGTATAAAAGGATTCACCATAGGAATATCCGGGGGGATAGATTCTGCAGTAACTTCAACCTTATGCGCTTTAACGGGTTTGCCCTTACTTTGCGTAGAAATGCCTATTCATCAAGCAACCTCACAAGTAAATAGAGCAAAAGAACACCTCGACTTTCTCAAACAAAACTTCAGTCAAGTAAGTTCAGTTGCTTCGGATCTAACTTCAACTTTCGAGTTATTCAAACAACAATTGCCTACAACCGATAATGAATCGCTACTAAACTTAACATTAGCCAATACTAGAGCTAGATTGCGCATGACAACCTTGTATTACTATGCTGGTATTCACGGTTATTTGGTTGTAGGAACAGGCAATAAAATTGAAGATTTTGGTGTAGGTTTCTTTACTAAGTACGGCGATGGCGGGGTAGATATTAGTCCCATTGCTGATTTGCTAAAATCCCAAGTACGCTTAGTTGGCGAATATGTAAAAGTTCCTCAAAGTATTATTCAAGCGAAACCCACAGATGGTTTATTTGGTGATGACCGATCTGATGAAGATCAACTAGGAGCCAATTACGATGAACTCGAACAGGCTATGCTAGCTGTAGCACAAGGAAAAAAAATAGAAGATTTCCAAGGTAGAGCAAAAGAAGTATTTGCGATATATACTCGCTTAAACCGAATCAATCAACATAAAATACAACCGATACCCGTTTGTATCATTCCCAACCATTTAAAATAA